One region of Streptomyces capillispiralis genomic DNA includes:
- the fabD gene encoding ACP S-malonyltransferase: MTVAHLFAGQGSQRVGMGAELLKSYPNLVRQADAALGYSVADLCLHGPAERLSDTRFTQPAVYVVDALAYLDAVRRTGVIPDVVAGHSLGEYAALFASGAFDFRTGLEIVARRAELMADAGPGAMAAVIGLAESAVGEILAAEDCDVDIANLNAPDQIVVSGTPEEVRRVAKVLAERASAVVPLTVSGAFHSRHMRPAAERLERFLRGHVFGRLKIPVISNTTARPYEDGDVVDLLCRQLWSPVRWTETVHHLLAQPDPELREIGPGNVLTGLTRRIRAARETAPAAG; this comes from the coding sequence ATGACCGTCGCCCACCTCTTCGCCGGACAGGGCTCCCAGCGCGTGGGCATGGGGGCCGAACTCCTGAAGTCCTACCCCAACCTGGTCCGCCAGGCGGACGCCGCGCTCGGCTACTCGGTCGCCGACCTGTGCCTGCACGGCCCGGCGGAACGTCTGTCGGACACTCGCTTCACCCAGCCCGCCGTGTACGTCGTCGACGCCCTCGCCTACCTGGACGCGGTGCGCCGCACGGGCGTCATCCCCGACGTGGTGGCCGGGCACAGCCTGGGCGAGTACGCCGCCCTGTTCGCCTCCGGCGCCTTCGACTTCCGTACCGGCCTGGAGATCGTGGCGCGGCGCGCGGAACTCATGGCCGACGCCGGGCCGGGCGCCATGGCGGCGGTGATCGGCCTGGCGGAGAGCGCGGTCGGCGAGATCCTGGCCGCCGAGGACTGCGACGTCGACATCGCCAACCTCAACGCCCCCGACCAGATCGTCGTCTCCGGTACGCCCGAGGAGGTGCGCCGGGTCGCGAAGGTGCTCGCGGAACGCGCGAGCGCGGTCGTCCCGCTCACCGTCAGCGGGGCCTTCCACTCACGGCACATGCGCCCGGCGGCCGAGCGCCTCGAACGGTTCCTGCGGGGCCACGTCTTCGGACGGCTGAAGATTCCCGTCATCTCCAACACGACCGCCCGGCCCTACGAGGACGGCGACGTCGTCGACCTGCTCTGCCGTCAGCTGTGGTCCCCCGTCCGGTGGACCGAGACGGTGCACCACCTGCTCGCACAGCCCGACCCCGAGCTGCGGGAGATCGGCCCGGGCAACGTGCTCACCGGCCTGACCCGGCGCATCCGGGCGGCCCGCGAGACCGCGCCGGCGGCCGGCTGA